The Larimichthys crocea isolate SSNF chromosome XII, L_crocea_2.0, whole genome shotgun sequence region AGGAAATTTTAAAAACTCAGTAACACAAAGATAAGAAAACATTAATAGtatatttatcctttttttcaTCAATGACATGATCGTGTGAGTTTGTTGCCGAAAAGAAGAATATCCAAACAACTTTCAAAAGGCCCAGTGGGAGATCAAGAAGCAGAGTTACATCCTTTCACCTGTTTATTCGTCAGTAAATGCTGAAATATGTATAATGTTTAGAGTTGATTTCATTCTTTCCTTTCAAATATATCACCTGTGATTTTGTAAACTCGCCTCTTGAAATACCCGTTTGAGGTAAATCCTGGTGGACCAGCAAATCCTGGCCCATCTTCTTTTAACTCGTCACAGATAGTGTGATGTTTTGGCATTGAATATCCTCCAAGTGCAGTTTTTCCACCAGATTTTCATCCATTACAGTATCGTCTCACATCATTCACAACAGTACAGACTGACATAGAAGCCTAGAGATGAGAACGTGAACATCTCTATGTCATATCATCAGTAATGGCATGAAGGTAAGCTTCTTTTTTGACATCTGAACAGATGACAGAGGTATTTTCATGTAAATacatatagaaaaaaacatttaggaGCTAACAGTGAAAGCAatactttaatgtttaaagtaACCTTGAAATACATAatgtaaaagaataaaacagtcTCAACTTAGTAGAgattcaaaacaacatttgaacatgCAAAAAGACGAAGTTGGCCTCAATATATATACAGTTCAATACATCTTCGAGGGATCATCACTCTCAGAAACAGCAATGATTGACCAACTATGTTTATTGAGCTAATTCTTAACGTCTtgaattgtttgttttactaGAACCCGAGTTGATGTCTGCCTGCCGttcctcaataaaaaaaagaaatctcgATCCAAACTATGCTTAATAGATGAGTTCACCATATTCAGTCAGTCAAAACTCATATTCAAAACACAAGTGAAAATCACTTTGGGGATCTGTTTTAAAAAGATACAAGACAAATGTTTGTGACTCCTTTCAGATTTCATAGATGTCCCAAATTCATACTGAATAACAAGGCAGTTGTCAAAAAGAAGGCGGTTTCTGGTGAAGAACATTTACAGaggtttgtgtttaggaaataTCAGACTAAAGCATTCTGATGTCTAGTGAGGTATTAGTCCATTCtcatgaaacttttttttttgtatcttctTCAACTACAGTAACAGTGAGCCCTGTGAATGAATGTAAATACACTGTTCACTTGATGGCCAGGCAGTCACAAGAGTCCATtcatccttttctctctgcttcatgtgttctaattattatatttaaaaccaTCTCTGAGGATGATATGATAAACTTTGGTGATTTTTccttggttttatttttctttctgttccatGTGATCACTTCATTGGCTTCTTGCTCAGTGTTGGGCAAAGAGAGTCCTTTCTGTGTCTTATGTTCAGTTCACCACAGTTTCCTGATGCTTCAGATTGTTCAATTAAATCCATTATCATCATGATGCTGCATTGTAATGTTATCAGTTGTGTGGATAAAGAGGTCACTGTCTTACAAACGGTGAGCCATGGAAAGTGAGCCCAGTGTGGGAAAAAGTGTTCCTCTCACTCTCATTGGCGGGACAGTTTTGTCCTCTAGATGTATTTATAGCAGGGTGCTGCTGCCCTCTACATGAAACTGCAGCGTCTTTTGTCACTATGGCATGTGGGTGGTGACATGACTGGCTGTGGTGGCCATATCGGAGCCCAGCATGAGGAACGGGTCTCTGGCCTGAGACCTGGCACCAGAATGAGTGGGCTGGCAACAAGACAGATTCATCCTGGCACTGGCTCCTCTCTTCTCTGGAGGCCCGCAAGGAGACAGAGGGCTCGTTTCATGACGGGGAATAGAGCggttacagtacagtacatatgACGGCCAGCTGGCACTGCAGTTTCATAACCACACAGATGGATAGTGATGAGTCAGGAGGTTTCCTGTGGGTCCTTGTCGTCACTGATACCAGACGGAGACCTCGTCCTTCAAGGGGCTACTGTCCTGGGACATACGGCCAGCTGATTGAGCTTCCGGAGAGCTGCATGTCACGGATCAGTGTCTCGATGGGTGTCTTTCCTACCAGGCGCATAAAAAAGAGCTGCGAGATGAGGCTGGCGGGAACTGCGCGCAGGGCGGGGAGGCGCAGGAGCAGGCGTCCGAAGCGCTGGGGCTGACTCGGGTACTGCATCCTCTCGTACTCTGTCAGAGCCACCTGAGCTTTCTCCTGCAGAGACTCCACATGGACTGGGTCTGTTAGACCACAGGCATctaagagggagggagggaggaaggaggcagTTACTTAATAGTGTGGGCAGGTTACATAAAGAGTCGTGATGAGCTGAGAGGAAGGTTGAAATCCTGGcagataatgtaataaaaagcCACCGAGGGGAACACCTACAAATATAAAGCTTAATCATGTATTGTACAGTATGAGAAGAGCATATCATTTAAACCTATAAACCCACAACACAGCTTAGCAGAATATAGTCTCTGGTTAGTTTAGTGAGTAAGATCTGAATGCTTTTAGAAGAGGCATTCCGAGTCAGCAATTTAAGGCAAGCCACTTAAAAAACTCTCAAAATGCTGCATGATGATCAGTGACACAATTATGCAGCACAAAATGCATTAATGCATTTCATTAATAAGCCAGGAGATGGTGCCATAGTAGGTATATTCACAGATTAAGATGTGACCTACCTGCAGTTCTTCAGACACGTAACACTTGCTAATATGaagtatttcagtattttaaatgtttttttctgtcctgtcatgtgttctttttatttgtgtgtattcattttcttaaaaagtCACGGTGATGCCATCAGGATTGTCTCAGACTGCAAAAACATAAGTACATTTCAGTACAATATCAGTAAGCTcacattgaaaatgaaaagctgtGGAGTCTGAAAGATGTGGGTGTTACAAGGCAGGGTTGagctgcattgtgggaaatgtaggattcactgttgctcttcttcttttaatctgTCTCTCACAAGTTCAACAACTTAATTGCTGAACTGTGGACTTTTAAAAGTGGCTGTAGTGGTTTCGCAGCACACTGTGTTCCATTAACAGCAGATAAAGCAGAAACAGCGGCAACAATCACCTGGTGAGAACAGTGCGATGGCCTTCAGACAGCTGTACTCTGCAGAGTCCACCTGCAGCCTGGTCAGCTTGTCCACCTGATCCTGGAACACCCTCACCTGGTCCATGAAGGACACCACGCGCTCCGCAGACATGGGCGAGGAGTGGAAGCCGGCAGCGGCCAACAAGGGCGCCATGTGGAGCGGCAGAGCCGACTGGGCCGCGTTGAGGATGAACAGCTCGCTCCAGCTCAGCCTCAGCAGGGCCACCTGTGGATTTGTTAGTGTGTTAATCAGTTTGCCCTACACTGTTGTCATCCATATTTAATGTTCACTGTATTcattgtatatttatgttttgatgtAGACTATCTTCTCTGATTCTCTCTCAGACACTTTTTAAGTTTAATCTACTGACCTGGTCTGACACAGGCAGTTCAGGGAAATAAGGGATGTTTCTGGCCCACTCCACGGTGCTGAACAGTAGCCTGGCAGCCAGTTCACAGATGTTATCGATCCCCATGGCGTTATCTGGACCGGCCTGTTGGTTGTACTGGTGTCCATAACGACTGCTGGGGTATGGTTCAGCTCGCAGAAGCTGGGAAATGAGCTCTGACACCGGCTGACCTCCACCACTTcctccattgttgttgttgttatagaACTCGCCACCAAGGCCACTGGCGCCCCCTATGGGCGTGATGGAGGGGCTGAGGCTCGGTTGAGGTGGGATGCGACCGCGTTGAACTGCTGTAGTTTGGTTGGGGGACAAAGGGGAGGGTTAGGGGAGAAGAggatgaaaaagaagagaggtgacagagaggagatgaaagcaAGGGGAAgataaagagaggagaaaatagTGAAGGACAAGAAGGGGAGGTAAAGGAGGGGATTTGGAGAAGAAAACGGAGAGGAAGAAAAGTTAAAACTGAGTTCAGACAGCGGCGAATGTCAGATTATCAACGGACAGGCTTGACCCGATTAGAAAGCTATTCTTCAAGATTAAAGGAGGCATAATCGGGCCCAGACTGACTCAAGGAGAGCGTGAAAGTGAGGAGAAATATTCTTGCGCTCATCAGGCTGGATGAAGGTTATCTATGGAagtaaaacaaagacagaatttACTCCCCATAAAACTTAAAACCTCTGCGATATTAATTCTGGAGGAGAATTACAACATGCTATTGCAGTAACCTTACTATATGccaaacttcacacacacagaagattaATTCTGCCCTCAAAAGCACCCTGTGAGACTGAGAACATCACTTCGTGGAGAGAAAGTACCATAGCCGTGACAGACGGCATTAATGCCAAAACTGAGACAGCGGGGCAGGCTGCTGAATAGAGACTCATTCATTTGGGGATATGAATCCATGTGGCGAGCATCTGTCCTGctcaagtgtccttgagcaagacaccgAATCAACTCCAGCCGGACACATGCTGCTCTGTAGCTgagtctgacctctgacctctctatGGAGGTGGTCAAGTAGAGGGAATTTGTCTTTAGGGACCCATAATGTGTCTCATTAACATGCTTTACGATTTGTGAgcatgagagaaaaacaactcaGAGACACATCAGGCtggttttaaaataacaaaccaTCAAACATTAAGAGGTCAAATCTATTTTCTATGGTCgcaatgttaaaatgtcatacACATTTGGGATTATCTGCCctgtgtttattcattatttactACTGTGTATCCATCAGCATGACGCTGACCGATACCTTGCTTTGGCTCTCCCACTTAAGGTGAAATCCCTGTATTGGATTCTGCATGATCGAGCCAACAAGGCAGAGGGGTTTCTGTAGCTCCAACCAGGGGCTTAAGGCTCTGGGACGCAGGTGTCTTAGCACTGTATCCCTCTCAGTCACTCTTACACAGGCACTAGATTAAGCCACTTAGTACGTGGCATTGAGCTGACACGCATGGCTAGCTTAGCCATGATAGGGCCTAGAAAGACATGTGTGGCATTTTCTCTGCACTTTGGAGCCCATGGAGCAGAAGGGGCGAAGATAATGACAAAAGGCAAATTTGACTAtgattgattttcttcttttctaagAGCTGCTGTATTGAAGTAATGAAAAGGCTCCTCACTGAAGGAAATCTcaattatttgcatattttgtaCCAATTCAATTTCTGTGTATTTGCAAGAACCGCACATGTATAATCACAGCGTGTTTCACAGTATTTCACATCATTTGCACAGGGATCAAAATGGATGGTGGATTTATGGATAGACAGATACCTTCTTTACGCATGCCAACACGGAAGCACTTCTTCAGTCGACAGTACTGGCACTGGTTCCTGTGGTGCTGGTCAATCTGACACTCTCTGTTTGACCTGAGGacacaaacaaatgattaaGGGACTCTAGTTACAAAACCTTTCTTTGGCGTTTAAGCAATTTTAGGAGGAACAGCAGTAACAGTTTGCCGATTTCCTGCAGGTGTCAAACTTCAATCTTCTCTGACCTCAACAAATGGTTTTCTgattttaatcttgttttatACAGATTACAAACGTGTAAAATGCgacaaaagaaaagctgttcAGTTAAGTCATCACCTtttattcacaaacattttaatggaTACAAAGAGCTGTTTCCATCTACAGCATGTTACCGGCACTTCCTTTTAACACATTAATATTGCAACATGAAACTAGATTTTTCATTAGACCAGGAAACATTATCATGCTTGGAAAGCAGATGGTTGCATCATTCAGTGTTATTTCAGTCACATGTCTCAGCTCCtcttttttgtaatttagtatattcattttattcttatttaactCAAGTAAAGCTGAAACTCTGAGGTGGTCAACAGAAGCCAAATACCAACATTGTCCAGTTCTAACGTCGGAAATGTGAGgagtttctgcttttctttgtcatatacGATTGCAAATTGAATATGTTTGTGCATACGTATGTTTCTTTAGttttggtcaaacaaaacaagcaatgtgAAGGCGTCACCTTGGGCTCTGAGAAACTGTGAAGgacagtttttcaccatttattgacatttgacagactaaatgattaatcaattaactaTTATGGAACTAAAACTGTACATGATGAGTCAGCTACAGTAAAACAGATAGGTGCAAAATGACACACTGAATCTGACAGCTTATCGTTAATGACAGAAGTCCTTGTTTAACAATCTGGGCATGGATATAGAtcatacagacacatttatttgtgtttccatGTATGACATTCTTCACAAACATCACAGCAAAGTGGAGCAGATACTAACGATTGTTTTCAATATCAATTAATCAGTTGTGTGAAAGagaatagtgaaaaatgtccacTGGGGTTGAAGGTCACATATTCAGATTGACTTGTTTTATCTAACCAAGACTCTTGACAACAAAACATACGCAGTGCACTAACATACAAAAAATCTCACTTGTGAAAAGGAGGAATCAGACAATGCTTTAAAATTTAGCTTGTTGATCGTTGACTAATCGATTTATTGCTTCTGTTTTACCACAGAGACACCTTTAAgtctttaaatcaaatgtttgtggttgtgtgaATGATATATTTGACACACATCATGGCTTGTGTGACAGCCCTGCACAAATCTATTTGTATTATATAtgcattattatatattcagtaaccttttcatttgaatttaatcattttcatgaCACAATAGACATGAAAACTAAGAACAACAACTGCAGagataatgtttatatttatgacTTCTATCTTCTGCTTATTCAACAGGGACAATGGTCACTAACTTATCTAGATATAATCACATACTGACACGCAGCCATGCGTCGCTGTACCTTACGTAACCTTTTACGTTACCCACAATGCCCTCTCACCTGCATGTGTAGCTGAGGTTGCGTCTGACGCTCCTCTTGAAGAAGCTCTTGCAGCCCTCGCAGGTGAACACGCCGTAGTGTTTCCCGCTGGACTTGTCCCCGCACACCACGCAGTCCACCACGCAGGCCTTGTCGTCGTCTCCGGCCTCCATGTCGCTGCCCCCCGCCTGTGGTGAGccgtcctcttcctcccccctcaGGTAGCTCTTGTCCCCTAGCCCGTTGGTGCCCCCGTTGGGATCTCCCCAGCCCCCACTCACCATGGCCATCGCTTGGTTACCGAACCCCCGCAGAAGAAAATGGGACAGGCCGCCAAAGATATCTGGTTGCTGTCAAGgtaacataaacatgaaaagtCCAGATTTGTGTGTTTCCCCCCTCACCTGGAGataatcagtcttttttttcttttgcttaattaattattagtttaatatatatatatttctgtaaaaaaaaaaaaaaaaaaatagtcctcAGGCTAAACAAGCAGATGTCAATGTGAAAAAACAGGCATTGAGGAGGAGGGTGTTTGGCAGAAAAAACAAGTACAGATCTGTCTCCTCCCACTCCACTATGACCTGGAAACAGTCTCAAGTGTGGCAACTTTTAGTTTTGCATGCCTGTGGATTTCAACgcgtttcccttttttccttctcaTCCAACTCGTAACCGccgtgtgttgtttttattgtctttctttttaaatcctTGTCTTCGGGGACCAGTTCCTGAGATGGTTAAAGAGAAGCCCGGTCGAGCGGTGTCACGCTTTCAGCAGCCGTGGAAACCTTTAGAAGGaaacaaatgaatcaaacattGCAGTTGTCCTAAAAGAAGAGAGCGAAGGCGCACCGATTTCTTTTTTGCGAGTAAATGAAAGGTGAAAATCTCGTCCTGACACACGGCTTCACACACTGTTG contains the following coding sequences:
- the nr2f6a gene encoding nuclear receptor subfamily 2 group F member 6a isoform X2; the protein is MAMVSGGWGDPNGGTNGLGDKSYLRGEEEDGSPQAGGSDMEAGDDDKACVVDCVVCGDKSSGKHYGVFTCEGCKSFFKRSVRRNLSYTCRSNRECQIDQHHRNQCQYCRLKKCFRVGMRKEVQRGRIPPQPSLSPSITPIGGASGLGGEFYNNNNNGGSGGGQPVSELISQLLRAEPYPSSRYGHQYNQQAGPDNAMGIDNICELAARLLFSTVEWARNIPYFPELPVSDQVALLRLSWSELFILNAAQSALPLHMAPLLAAAGFHSSPMSAERVVSFMDQVRVFQDQVDKLTRLQVDSAEYSCLKAIALFSPDACGLTDPVHVESLQEKAQVALTEYERMQYPSQPQRFGRLLLRLPALRAVPASLISQLFFMRLVGKTPIETLIRDMQLSGSSISWPYVPGQ
- the nr2f6a gene encoding nuclear receptor subfamily 2 group F member 6a isoform X1, giving the protein MAMVSGGWGDPNGGTNGLGDKSYLRGEEEDGSPQAGGSDMEAGDDDKACVVDCVVCGDKSSGKHYGVFTCEGCKSFFKRSVRRNLSYTCRSNRECQIDQHHRNQCQYCRLKKCFRVGMRKEAVQRGRIPPQPSLSPSITPIGGASGLGGEFYNNNNNGGSGGGQPVSELISQLLRAEPYPSSRYGHQYNQQAGPDNAMGIDNICELAARLLFSTVEWARNIPYFPELPVSDQVALLRLSWSELFILNAAQSALPLHMAPLLAAAGFHSSPMSAERVVSFMDQVRVFQDQVDKLTRLQVDSAEYSCLKAIALFSPDACGLTDPVHVESLQEKAQVALTEYERMQYPSQPQRFGRLLLRLPALRAVPASLISQLFFMRLVGKTPIETLIRDMQLSGSSISWPYVPGQ